Proteins encoded together in one Catellatospora citrea window:
- the mnmA gene encoding tRNA 2-thiouridine(34) synthase MnmA, giving the protein MRVLAAMSGGVDSAVAAARAVAAGHDVTGVHLALSKNAATHRTGARGCCTKEDAHDARRAADVLGIPFYVWDMAERFHEDVIEDFVAEYAAGRTPNPCLRCNEKIKFAAVLDRALALGFDAVVTGHHARLGADGLLRRSVDLAKDQSYVLAVLNRDQLGHSMFPLGDSTKEQVRAEAHARGLAVADKPDSHDICFIADGDTQGFLRKHLGSEPGDIVDAGTGEVLGKHDGAFAYTVGQRKGLALGRPAPDGRPRYVLSITPVTNTVTVGPAEALEVSQVDGARTVWIAGEPPVGPIECEVQLRAHGRPAPAVVELAGSALSARLRRPERGIAAGQAVVAYRPDPAGDIVLGSATITTAS; this is encoded by the coding sequence GTGCGAGTGCTGGCGGCGATGTCGGGTGGAGTGGATTCGGCGGTGGCGGCTGCTCGGGCCGTGGCGGCCGGGCACGATGTCACCGGGGTGCATCTGGCGCTGTCGAAAAACGCGGCGACGCACCGGACCGGGGCGCGGGGGTGCTGCACCAAGGAGGACGCGCACGACGCGCGGCGGGCGGCGGACGTGCTCGGGATCCCCTTCTACGTGTGGGACATGGCCGAGCGCTTCCATGAGGACGTGATCGAGGACTTCGTCGCCGAGTACGCGGCGGGGCGCACCCCGAACCCCTGCCTGCGCTGCAACGAGAAGATCAAGTTTGCGGCGGTGCTGGACCGGGCGCTGGCGCTGGGCTTCGACGCCGTGGTCACCGGCCACCACGCGCGCCTGGGCGCCGACGGCCTGCTGCGCCGCAGCGTCGACCTCGCCAAGGACCAGTCGTACGTGCTCGCGGTGCTGAACCGCGACCAGCTCGGCCACTCGATGTTCCCGCTGGGCGACTCGACCAAGGAGCAGGTGCGCGCCGAGGCGCACGCCCGTGGCCTGGCCGTCGCCGACAAGCCCGACTCGCACGACATCTGCTTCATCGCCGACGGCGACACCCAGGGCTTCCTGCGCAAGCACCTGGGCAGCGAGCCGGGCGACATCGTCGACGCGGGCACCGGTGAGGTGCTGGGCAAGCACGACGGCGCGTTCGCGTACACGGTGGGCCAGCGCAAGGGCTTGGCGCTGGGCCGGCCCGCGCCGGACGGCCGCCCGCGCTACGTCCTGTCGATCACGCCGGTCACCAACACGGTCACCGTCGGCCCGGCCGAGGCGCTGGAGGTCTCGCAGGTCGACGGCGCGCGCACGGTCTGGATCGCGGGCGAGCCGCCGGTCGGCCCGATCGAGTGCGAGGTGCAGCTGCGGGCGCACGGCCGTCCCGCGCCCGCCGTCGTCGAGCTGGCCGGGTCAGCGCTGAGCGCGCGCCTGCGCCGCCCCGAGCGCGGCATCGCCGCGGGCCAGGCCGTCGTCGCCTACCGGCCGGACCCGGCCGGTGACATCGTGCTGGGCAGCGCCACCATCACCACCGCGTCATGA
- a CDS encoding methionine synthase: MSTPDENGTIPAEPLWPAGSATGIGSLPGTDIAEAVKFTLGELPDLPYLPELPGRGPGADMIGRSAGLLVELPVEIYAGRWRVAASPGRELRRAYDLRERDLDQLTEQAEGFTGTLKVQSAGPWTLAANIELALGEALVSDHGATRDLAESLAEGLRTHVADVRRRVPGAQVLLQLDEPSLPAVLAGRVRTASTLHTYRSVAPSTVRDTLTSVIEAAGVPVIVHCCAPDAPLSLLRDAGASALALDLELVGTGAEKLDAIGELIDAGVGLFAGVARTTPPASGRQPDAGALADRVKRLWRDLGFPYELLAQRVVMTPSCGLAGATPAYAQAVLKACREAGKRLVEQ; the protein is encoded by the coding sequence ATGAGCACGCCGGACGAGAACGGCACCATCCCCGCCGAGCCGCTGTGGCCCGCCGGGTCGGCGACGGGCATCGGCTCGCTGCCGGGCACGGACATCGCCGAGGCGGTCAAGTTCACCCTCGGCGAGCTGCCGGACCTGCCCTACCTGCCGGAACTGCCGGGGCGCGGCCCCGGCGCGGACATGATCGGCCGCAGCGCCGGGCTGCTGGTCGAGCTGCCGGTGGAGATCTACGCGGGCCGGTGGCGGGTCGCCGCGAGCCCGGGCCGGGAGCTCCGCCGGGCGTACGACCTGCGCGAGCGCGACCTCGACCAGCTCACCGAGCAGGCTGAGGGCTTCACCGGGACGCTGAAGGTGCAGTCGGCCGGGCCGTGGACGCTGGCCGCCAACATCGAGCTGGCCCTGGGCGAGGCGCTGGTTTCCGACCACGGTGCCACCCGTGACCTGGCCGAATCGCTCGCCGAAGGACTCAGGACGCACGTCGCCGACGTGCGGCGGCGGGTGCCGGGCGCGCAGGTGCTGCTCCAGCTCGACGAGCCGTCGCTGCCCGCGGTGCTGGCCGGGCGGGTGCGCACCGCCAGCACCCTGCACACCTATCGCTCGGTGGCCCCGTCGACCGTCCGGGACACGCTCACCTCGGTGATCGAGGCGGCCGGCGTGCCGGTGATCGTGCACTGCTGCGCACCCGACGCGCCCCTGTCGCTGCTGCGTGATGCCGGGGCGTCCGCGCTCGCACTGGACCTGGAGCTGGTCGGCACCGGCGCGGAGAAGCTCGACGCGATCGGTGAGCTGATCGACGCCGGGGTGGGCCTGTTCGCGGGCGTGGCACGCACGACGCCCCCGGCGAGTGGGCGGCAGCCCGACGCCGGGGCGCTGGCCGACCGCGTCAAGCGGCTGTGGCGGGACCTCGGCTTCCCCTACGAGCTGCTGGCACAGCGGGTGGTGATGACGCCGTCGTGCGGGCTGGCGGGAGCGACGCCCGCGTACGCCCAGGCCGTGCTGAAGGCCTGCCGCGAAGCGGGCAAGCGCCTGGTGGAGCAGTAG
- a CDS encoding winged helix-turn-helix transcriptional regulator — MPKRLYGQLCPIARSLDVLGERWTLLIVRELLLGPRRFKELLTLLPAMGTNRLAERLQLLERSGVVIRRALPAASDVRAYELTAYGERLRPLLIELATWGNELPVDDEIDPGTARAELIALYLAERCPADAGRGHGTYRFHVGDEVFHITADDAGVHARSGPGPVPADLVVTCDLATFDALTRGEIGPAEAVASGALTADGDTGALARAFEILRYRTPAAATA; from the coding sequence ATGCCCAAGCGTTTGTACGGCCAGCTGTGCCCGATCGCGCGCTCGCTCGACGTGCTCGGTGAGAGATGGACCCTTCTCATCGTGCGCGAGCTGCTGCTCGGGCCGAGGCGGTTCAAGGAACTCCTGACCCTGCTGCCCGCGATGGGCACCAACCGCCTGGCCGAACGCCTCCAGCTGCTGGAACGCAGCGGGGTCGTGATCCGGCGCGCCCTGCCGGCCGCCTCGGACGTGCGCGCCTACGAGCTGACCGCGTACGGCGAGCGCCTGCGCCCGCTGCTGATCGAGCTCGCCACCTGGGGCAACGAACTGCCGGTCGACGACGAGATCGACCCCGGCACCGCCCGCGCCGAGCTGATCGCGCTCTACCTCGCCGAACGGTGCCCGGCCGACGCCGGTCGCGGGCACGGGACCTACCGGTTCCACGTCGGCGACGAGGTCTTCCACATCACCGCCGACGACGCCGGCGTGCACGCCCGGTCCGGGCCTGGTCCGGTCCCCGCCGACCTCGTGGTGACCTGCGACCTGGCCACCTTCGACGCGCTGACCCGTGGCGAGATCGGCCCCGCCGAGGCCGTCGCGTCCGGCGCGCTCACCGCCGACGGCGACACCGGCGCACTCGCCCGCGCCTTCGAGATCCTGCGCTACCGGACCCCGGCAGCCGCCACGGCCTGA
- a CDS encoding SDR family oxidoreductase: protein MKINGSVALVTGANRGLGKAFTEELLARGASKVYATARVAASITDPRVVPLQLDVTDPASVAAAAKQAGDVQLLINNAGIATGAGILDGDEALRREMETNYFGTVRVAHEFAPILAANGGGAIVNVLSALSWFSLPTTAGYSASKSAAWAATNALRLALHDQGTLVTGVHIGYIDTDMAAHVDGPKVAPQHVVAQVLDGVEEGLPEVLADDVSRQVKSGLSGDLRNLYPAIA, encoded by the coding sequence ATGAAGATCAACGGTTCTGTGGCACTCGTGACCGGTGCCAACCGCGGCCTCGGCAAGGCGTTCACCGAGGAGCTGCTGGCTCGCGGCGCGTCGAAGGTGTACGCGACGGCGCGCGTCGCCGCGTCGATCACCGACCCGCGGGTCGTCCCGCTCCAGCTCGACGTCACCGACCCCGCTTCGGTGGCCGCCGCCGCGAAGCAGGCCGGCGACGTGCAACTGCTGATCAACAACGCCGGCATCGCGACCGGGGCGGGCATCCTGGACGGCGACGAGGCGCTGCGACGGGAGATGGAGACCAACTACTTCGGCACGGTACGGGTGGCCCACGAGTTCGCGCCGATCCTGGCCGCCAACGGCGGCGGCGCGATCGTCAACGTGCTCTCCGCGCTGTCCTGGTTCTCGCTGCCCACCACCGCGGGTTACTCGGCGTCGAAGTCCGCCGCCTGGGCGGCCACCAACGCCCTGCGCCTGGCGCTGCACGACCAGGGCACCCTGGTGACCGGGGTGCACATCGGCTACATCGACACCGACATGGCCGCGCACGTCGACGGTCCGAAGGTCGCCCCCCAGCACGTGGTGGCGCAGGTCCTCGACGGCGTGGAGGAGGGGCTGCCCGAGGTGCTCGCCGACGACGTCAGCCGCCAGGTCAAGTCCGGCCTCTCCGGCGACCTGCGCAACCTGTACCCGGCCATCGCCTGA
- a CDS encoding ADP-ribosylglycohydrolase family protein has translation MPRVTVMDAASGSLFGLAYGDALGKPTEFRKYAEITAQHGPGGPRELPEPALVTDDTQMALAVAWALRDAARPTPAVLEPLLRERFLAWAKSPDNNRAPGMTCLNACANLSRGQRWQEATVAGSKGCGANMRVTPVGLVAGYDLDTLAGVAQLQAGLTHGHPTGLAAAELTALAVRLLRDGLDLAEVPASLRDRCADQRTVYREDWLGDLWQRPGVPAPEEFVARGWDECADALDLLLAALARPDSGGDVCLETGEGWIAEQALATALLAALRHADDPVAALGRAAATNGDSDSIACLAGAFHGAAAGMTAWPADWAARIEYADQLTTLGAAWD, from the coding sequence ATGCCCCGGGTGACGGTCATGGACGCGGCCAGCGGGTCGCTCTTCGGGTTGGCGTACGGCGACGCGCTGGGCAAGCCGACCGAGTTCCGCAAGTACGCCGAGATAACGGCGCAGCACGGGCCGGGCGGGCCGCGGGAGTTGCCCGAACCCGCGCTGGTCACGGACGACACGCAGATGGCGCTCGCGGTCGCCTGGGCGCTGCGCGACGCCGCCCGGCCGACGCCGGCGGTGCTCGAACCGCTGCTGCGCGAGCGCTTCCTGGCCTGGGCGAAGAGCCCGGACAACAACCGCGCCCCCGGCATGACCTGCCTGAACGCCTGCGCGAACCTGTCGCGGGGGCAGCGCTGGCAGGAGGCGACGGTGGCCGGGTCGAAGGGCTGCGGGGCCAACATGCGGGTCACCCCGGTCGGCCTGGTCGCCGGCTACGACCTGGACACCCTGGCCGGGGTGGCGCAGCTGCAGGCGGGGCTGACCCACGGGCACCCGACCGGGCTGGCCGCCGCCGAGCTGACCGCGCTCGCGGTGCGCCTGCTGCGCGACGGCCTCGACCTGGCCGAGGTGCCTGCCTCGCTGCGCGACCGCTGCGCGGATCAGCGCACCGTCTACCGCGAGGACTGGCTCGGCGACCTGTGGCAGCGACCGGGCGTGCCGGCCCCGGAGGAGTTCGTCGCGCGGGGCTGGGACGAGTGCGCGGACGCACTGGACCTGCTGCTGGCGGCGCTGGCCCGGCCGGACTCCGGCGGTGACGTCTGCCTGGAGACCGGGGAGGGCTGGATCGCGGAGCAGGCGCTGGCCACGGCACTGCTGGCGGCGCTGCGCCACGCCGACGACCCGGTCGCCGCGCTCGGCCGGGCGGCGGCCACCAACGGCGACTCCGACTCGATCGCCTGCCTGGCGGGCGCGTTCCACGGTGCCGCCGCAGGGATGACGGCCTGGCCGGCCGACTGGGCCGCGCGCATCGAGTACGCCGACCAGCTCACGACGCTCGGCGCGGCCTGGGACTGA
- the ligA gene encoding NAD-dependent DNA ligase LigA: MGGPQGAVRRVGGGGYRARVTSEVTDKVRTRYAELVAKINDAQHRYYVDDAPTLSDAAYDELMHELEALELEFPELVSQDSPTQRVGAGEWAGFASVDHAERMLSLDNAFNDDQLAAWAVRVEKDAGAPVRYLCELKIDGLAVNLTYEKGRLTRGATRGDGRTGEDVTANVRRIAGIPHKLAGDNPPDLVEVRGEIYFPAQAFADLNAAQTAAGERTYVNPRNAASGSLRQKDPAITAKRALHLIVHGIGARSGFEPTSQSDAYAQLKAWGLPTSERWRVVDTLDEVKAYIANYAAHRHDLEHDIDGVVVKVDDVAEQTKLGATSRAPRWAIAFKYPPEEVNTKLLDIEVNVGRTGRVTPYAVLEPVFVGGVTVASATLHNQQEVARKGVRIGDTVVIRRAGDVIPEVLGPVEALRDGSEVVWQMPSKCPSCGTKLAPSKEADVDLRCPNSRHCRKQVIERIIYIGGRDGLDVEGMGEKAAIALVEGGIVGNEGDLFGLDEAQLAKSPFFLKKDGTLSTNAGKLLANLERAKQQQLWRVLTSLSIRHVGPTAARALADHFNAVEAIAGASLEQMSVVEDVGGTIAEAVREWFAEDWHREVVEKWRAAGVRMDQEPVADTGPKPLDGLTVVVTGTLEGHSRDEAGEALTALGAKVAGSVSKKTNFVVVGENAGSKLDKARSLGVPTLDEPGFAVLLEQGPEAAKAYADANRENE, encoded by the coding sequence ATGGGCGGTCCGCAGGGCGCGGTCCGCCGTGTCGGTGGGGGCGGATACCGTGCACGGGTGACCAGTGAGGTAACCGACAAGGTCCGGACGCGGTACGCCGAGCTCGTGGCCAAGATCAATGATGCGCAGCACCGCTACTATGTCGACGACGCGCCGACGCTGTCGGATGCGGCCTACGACGAGCTGATGCACGAGCTCGAGGCGCTGGAGCTGGAATTTCCCGAGCTGGTCTCGCAGGACTCGCCGACGCAGCGGGTGGGGGCCGGCGAGTGGGCCGGCTTCGCCAGCGTCGACCACGCCGAGCGCATGCTCAGCCTCGACAACGCCTTCAACGACGACCAGCTCGCCGCCTGGGCGGTGCGGGTCGAGAAGGACGCGGGGGCGCCGGTGCGCTACCTGTGCGAGCTGAAGATCGACGGCCTCGCGGTCAACCTCACGTACGAGAAGGGCCGGCTGACCCGCGGCGCGACCCGCGGCGACGGGCGCACCGGCGAGGACGTCACCGCCAACGTGCGCCGCATCGCGGGCATCCCGCACAAGCTGGCCGGGGACAATCCGCCGGACCTGGTGGAGGTCCGCGGCGAGATCTACTTCCCGGCGCAGGCGTTCGCCGACCTCAACGCGGCGCAGACCGCGGCGGGCGAGCGCACCTACGTCAACCCGCGCAACGCCGCCTCCGGCTCGCTGCGGCAGAAGGACCCGGCGATCACCGCCAAGCGCGCCCTGCACCTGATCGTGCACGGCATCGGCGCCCGCAGCGGCTTCGAGCCGACCAGCCAGTCCGACGCGTACGCGCAGCTCAAGGCGTGGGGCCTGCCGACCAGCGAGCGCTGGCGGGTGGTCGACACGCTCGACGAGGTGAAGGCCTACATCGCCAACTACGCCGCGCACCGGCACGACCTCGAACACGACATCGACGGCGTGGTGGTCAAGGTGGACGACGTCGCCGAGCAGACCAAGCTCGGCGCGACCAGCCGCGCACCCCGCTGGGCGATCGCGTTCAAGTACCCGCCGGAGGAGGTCAACACCAAGCTCCTCGACATCGAGGTGAACGTGGGCCGCACCGGCCGTGTCACGCCGTACGCGGTGCTGGAGCCGGTGTTCGTCGGCGGCGTGACCGTCGCCAGCGCCACCCTGCACAACCAGCAGGAGGTGGCCCGCAAGGGCGTGCGCATCGGCGACACCGTCGTCATCCGCCGCGCGGGCGACGTGATCCCCGAGGTGCTCGGCCCCGTCGAGGCGCTGCGCGACGGCAGCGAGGTCGTCTGGCAGATGCCGAGCAAGTGCCCGTCCTGCGGCACGAAGCTGGCCCCGTCCAAGGAGGCCGATGTCGACCTGCGCTGCCCCAACTCGCGGCACTGCCGCAAGCAGGTGATCGAGCGCATCATCTACATCGGCGGCCGGGACGGCCTGGACGTCGAGGGCATGGGCGAGAAGGCCGCGATCGCGCTGGTCGAGGGCGGCATCGTCGGCAACGAGGGCGACCTGTTCGGCCTGGACGAGGCGCAGCTGGCCAAGTCGCCGTTCTTCCTGAAGAAGGACGGCACGCTGTCCACCAACGCGGGCAAGCTGCTCGCCAACCTGGAGCGGGCCAAGCAGCAGCAGCTGTGGCGGGTGCTGACCTCGCTGTCCATCCGGCACGTCGGCCCGACCGCGGCCCGCGCGCTGGCCGACCACTTCAACGCCGTGGAGGCGATCGCCGGCGCGTCGCTGGAGCAGATGTCGGTGGTCGAGGACGTCGGCGGCACCATCGCCGAGGCGGTGCGGGAGTGGTTCGCCGAGGACTGGCACCGCGAGGTCGTCGAGAAGTGGCGGGCCGCGGGCGTGCGCATGGACCAGGAACCAGTCGCCGACACCGGCCCGAAGCCGCTGGACGGCTTGACCGTGGTCGTCACCGGCACGCTGGAGGGCCACAGCCGCGACGAGGCGGGCGAGGCGCTGACCGCGCTCGGGGCGAAGGTGGCCGGCTCGGTGTCGAAGAAGACCAACTTCGTGGTGGTCGGCGAGAACGCCGGGTCCAAGCTGGACAAGGCCCGCTCGCTGGGCGTGCCGACCCTCGACGAGCCGGGCTTCGCCGTGCTGCTGGAGCAGGGCCCGGAGGCCGCGAAGGCGTACGCCGACGCGAACCGCGAGAACGAGTAG
- a CDS encoding putative bifunctional diguanylate cyclase/phosphodiesterase, translated as MAATPQALQAHRNRVPAERRRNFGVYVIAITVAAAAITLRDFAQLPSVLEHAPVGFWVLAGLAVAGDALPVTLPGRWNTSAIYPSICFTFAIMIDSGLAAAVVVQGLAVAVASLRLRHALWRAVFNLGQYTLAFGFAYAVLHLLSGDAPAGLPALAASAAAWFAVKYLTTATAIWLRDGGSLLPIIMGPLANEALSTGALLMLGPVIAAQTEVAPELVLALILPLLAVRRLSIITAEQNHLANIDTLTGLANRKALIGEVSAAVAGHAQRAVQGDPRSRFGLLLLDLDRFKHVNDSLGHEVGDRLLIAVGDRLDRLVRSGDLVARLGGDEFAVVAKRLDSPDQARELAEQIEQALTAPVVLDGLPLDVGGSIGIAIYPDHGTNFATLLRHADVAMYTAKHDGDGVAVYDPDADQNSPQRLSLLADLRTMLGQPDRGGLRLFYQPQVEITTGEVVGVEALLRWQHPTRGPVSPDELIRVAEPSSVMRLLTRWVVEEAVIQLAKWSASGMQVRMAVNVSVRDLHTGAIVEQIEELLQRYGVPPYRLQLEITESALMADPHRVLATLTRLQLLGVGIALDDFGTGYSSLQHLRRLPLSEVKIDRSFVMAMADDPDDLVIVRSIIELAGALGLRVVAEGVEDERAWRLLQSAGCEVAQGWFYARPLPPDELADWLSRTTLPARSA; from the coding sequence ATGGCGGCCACACCCCAAGCACTGCAGGCACATCGCAATCGTGTGCCCGCGGAGCGGCGGCGGAATTTCGGTGTGTACGTCATCGCCATCACCGTGGCAGCGGCTGCCATCACTCTGCGTGATTTCGCCCAGCTGCCGAGTGTCCTGGAACATGCCCCCGTCGGTTTCTGGGTGCTGGCCGGGCTCGCCGTCGCGGGCGACGCCCTGCCGGTGACACTGCCCGGCCGATGGAACACGTCGGCGATCTATCCGTCGATCTGCTTCACGTTCGCCATAATGATCGACTCCGGTCTCGCGGCCGCCGTAGTGGTGCAGGGCTTGGCGGTGGCGGTCGCCTCGCTGCGGCTGCGGCACGCGCTGTGGCGGGCCGTGTTCAACCTCGGCCAGTACACGCTGGCCTTCGGGTTCGCGTACGCGGTGCTGCACCTGCTCAGCGGCGACGCCCCGGCCGGACTGCCCGCGCTGGCCGCCTCGGCCGCCGCGTGGTTCGCGGTGAAATACCTGACCACGGCCACAGCGATCTGGCTGCGCGACGGCGGCTCGCTGCTGCCGATCATCATGGGCCCGCTGGCCAACGAGGCGCTGAGCACCGGCGCGCTGCTCATGCTGGGCCCGGTCATCGCCGCGCAGACCGAGGTCGCGCCGGAGCTGGTGCTGGCGCTGATACTGCCGCTGCTGGCGGTGCGGCGGCTGTCCATCATCACCGCCGAGCAGAACCACCTGGCCAACATCGACACCCTCACCGGCCTGGCCAACCGCAAGGCGCTGATCGGCGAGGTGTCCGCCGCGGTCGCCGGCCACGCCCAGCGCGCCGTGCAGGGCGACCCGCGCAGCCGCTTCGGCCTGCTGCTGCTCGACCTGGACCGGTTCAAGCACGTCAACGACTCGCTGGGGCACGAGGTGGGGGACCGGCTGCTGATCGCGGTCGGCGACCGGCTGGACCGGCTGGTGCGCTCCGGCGACCTGGTCGCCCGACTGGGCGGGGACGAGTTCGCCGTCGTGGCGAAGCGCCTCGACAGCCCCGACCAGGCACGAGAGCTGGCCGAGCAGATCGAGCAGGCGCTGACCGCCCCGGTCGTGCTGGACGGGCTGCCGCTCGACGTCGGCGGCTCGATCGGCATCGCCATCTACCCCGACCACGGCACCAACTTCGCCACCCTGCTGCGCCACGCCGACGTCGCCATGTACACGGCCAAGCACGACGGCGACGGCGTCGCCGTCTACGACCCCGACGCCGACCAGAACTCCCCGCAGCGGCTGAGCCTGCTCGCCGACCTGCGCACCATGCTCGGCCAGCCGGACCGGGGCGGGCTGCGGCTGTTCTACCAGCCCCAGGTCGAGATCACGACCGGTGAGGTGGTCGGCGTGGAGGCGCTGCTGCGCTGGCAGCACCCGACCCGCGGCCCGGTCAGCCCGGACGAGCTGATCCGGGTGGCCGAGCCCAGCTCGGTGATGCGGCTGCTGACGCGGTGGGTGGTCGAGGAGGCGGTGATCCAGCTCGCCAAGTGGTCCGCGTCGGGCATGCAGGTGCGGATGGCCGTCAACGTCAGCGTGCGCGACCTGCACACCGGCGCGATCGTCGAGCAGATCGAGGAGCTGCTGCAGCGGTACGGCGTCCCGCCGTACCGGCTGCAGTTGGAGATCACCGAGAGCGCGCTGATGGCCGACCCGCACCGGGTGCTGGCCACGCTGACCCGGCTGCAGCTGCTCGGGGTCGGCATCGCGCTGGACGACTTCGGCACCGGATACTCGTCGCTGCAGCACCTGCGCCGGCTGCCGCTGTCCGAGGTGAAGATCGACCGCTCGTTCGTGATGGCCATGGCCGACGACCCGGACGACCTGGTGATCGTACGGTCGATCATCGAACTGGCCGGGGCGCTCGGGCTGCGCGTGGTCGCCGAGGGCGTCGAGGACGAGCGGGCCTGGCGGCTGCTCCAGTCCGCCGGGTGCGAGGTGGCCCAGGGGTGGTTCTACGCCCGCCCGCTGCCGCCCGACGAACTGGCCGACTGGCTGTCGCGCACCACCCTGCCCGCCCGCAGCGCCTGA
- the gatC gene encoding Asp-tRNA(Asn)/Glu-tRNA(Gln) amidotransferase subunit GatC produces the protein MAAISREEVAHLARLSRLAVTEQELDRFAGQLDVILQSVARVGEVAADDIPPTSHSVPLVNVLREDVVVPGLTRDEALSGAPDTAEDRFRVPQILADEE, from the coding sequence ATGGCCGCCATCTCCCGCGAAGAGGTCGCGCATCTCGCGCGCCTGTCGCGGCTCGCCGTCACCGAACAGGAGCTGGACCGCTTCGCCGGCCAGCTGGATGTGATCCTGCAGTCGGTGGCGCGGGTCGGTGAGGTCGCCGCGGATGACATCCCGCCCACGTCGCACTCGGTGCCGCTGGTCAACGTGCTGCGCGAGGACGTCGTCGTGCCCGGCCTGACCCGTGACGAGGCGCTGTCGGGCGCGCCGGACACCGCCGAGGACCGGTTCCGCGTCCCCCAGATCCTTGCGGATGAGGAGTGA